Proteins from one Phaenicophaeus curvirostris isolate KB17595 chromosome 16, BPBGC_Pcur_1.0, whole genome shotgun sequence genomic window:
- the TNFRSF13B gene encoding tumor necrosis factor receptor superfamily member 13B → MDGTHARWDAKNNCTDRQYWDVLVRQCIPCSLVCGRHTVRRCAALCESMDCNSKAGFYYDKLLKECINCTAICGQHPNQCAPTCDTGVLAGTPHPPATLGTASLSVTVLERKVCVEQEPWLVVYLLLGFCLCTLLCSLLLGWTHLRRKGEVVSCQASAGTCHRKEDSCKDRLVEAGSFGDGSSKVPEPVETCGFCFPGHSSAVQETKSFHSTSCHIAERAAPSHSGICSTGSAGAVPSPDDGHFKIICSPSQEKTPLA, encoded by the exons ATGGATGGGACGCACGCCCGGTGGGATGCCAAGAACAACTGCACCGATCGGCAGTACTGGGACGTCCTCGTTAGACAGTGCATCCCCTGCAGCCTCGTATGCGGCCGGCACACAGTGAGGAGGTGTGCTGCCTTGTGCG aGTCCATGGACTGCAACAGCAAAGCCGGCTTCTACTACGACAAGCTCCTCAAAGAATGCATCAACTGCACCGCGATCTGCGGGCAGCACCCGAACCAATGCGCCCCGACCTGTGACA CGGGTGTCCTGGCGGGCACCCCCCATCCACCAGCCACCCTGGGCACGGCCTCGCTGTCTGTCACTGTGCTGGAGCGGAAGGTGTGCGTGGAGCAGGAGCCGTGGCTGGTGGTTTACCTGCTGCTGGGGTTCTGCCTCTGCAccctcctctgctccctgctcctgggctggacgcacctgaggaggaagggagaggtggTCTCCTGCCAAGCCAGTGCCGGGACCTGCCACCGCAAGGAGGACTCTTGCAAAG ATCGTCTGGTGGAAGCAGGCAGCTTTGGGGATGGATCCAGCAAGGTCCCAGAGCCAGTGGAAACCTGTGgcttctgcttccctgggcacagctctgctgtacAAGAGACCAAATCATTCCACAGCACCTCCTGTCACATAGCGGAAAGAGCTGCCCCCTCTCACAGCGGGATATGCAGCACAGGAAGCGCTGGGGCCGTTCCCAGCCCTGACGACGGCCACTTCAAAATCATATGTTCTCCTTCACAAGAGAAGACACCCTTGGCGTGA